A portion of the Ardenticatenales bacterium genome contains these proteins:
- a CDS encoding flippase-like domain-containing protein, with product MKKLQLLLGVGISALFLWRALGGLQLGAVWQDIRGANYWWLIPSVLTYFVAVWARTWRWDYMLRPLKRISLRRLFPVVVIGYMGNNVYPFRAGELLRAYVLRQRESVPVSASLATVIVERVFDGLVMLVFVFVALPIAPLPSDEIRGLVVIASVAFFAALLVFFALAAMPGRAFQVIHWVVTRIMPARIRPPLLDFTRRFLDGLESLRSFRNVVMIFLTSVVIWLLETVKYWFVMHAFDFQVSFFALMLMNGVVNLATTLPSAPGYIGTFDTPGIEVLKLYNVPAVVATAYTLVLHAALWLPITLLGLVYMLREGLSWADFGRAVRVAEGEGRA from the coding sequence TTGAAGAAACTACAACTGCTGCTGGGCGTGGGCATCAGCGCCCTTTTTTTATGGCGCGCTCTGGGCGGGCTGCAACTGGGCGCGGTCTGGCAAGATATTCGTGGCGCCAATTATTGGTGGCTCATCCCCAGCGTTCTCACTTACTTCGTGGCCGTTTGGGCGCGCACCTGGCGTTGGGACTACATGCTGCGCCCGCTGAAGCGCATCTCCCTGCGCCGCCTTTTTCCCGTCGTCGTCATTGGCTACATGGGCAACAACGTTTACCCGTTTCGCGCCGGCGAACTGTTGCGCGCCTATGTGCTGCGGCAGCGGGAGAGCGTGCCCGTGAGCGCCAGCCTGGCGACGGTGATTGTGGAGCGCGTTTTCGATGGGTTGGTGATGCTGGTGTTTGTGTTTGTGGCCCTGCCGATTGCGCCGCTGCCCAGCGACGAGATTCGCGGCCTGGTGGTGATCGCCAGCGTTGCTTTTTTCGCGGCGTTGCTGGTTTTCTTCGCGCTGGCGGCGATGCCGGGGCGGGCTTTCCAGGTGATTCATTGGGTGGTGACGCGCATCATGCCGGCACGCATCCGCCCCCCGCTCCTCGATTTCACCCGCCGCTTCCTCGATGGCCTGGAATCGCTGCGCAGTTTCCGCAACGTCGTCATGATCTTCCTCACTTCCGTCGTCATCTGGCTCCTGGAAACCGTCAAGTACTGGTTTGTCATGCACGCCTTCGACTTCCAGGTCAGCTTCTTCGCCCTCATGCTCATGAACGGCGTCGTCAACCTGGCGACCACGCTGCCCTCCGCCCCCGGCTACATTGGCACATTTGACACCCCCGGCATCGAAGTCCTCAAACTCTACAACGTCCCCGCCGTCGTCGCCACCGCCTACACCCTCGTCTTGCACGCCGCCTTGTGGCTGCCCATCACCCTGCTCGGCCTCGTCTACATGCTGCGCGAAGGCTTGAGTTGGGCCGATTTTGGTCGCGCCGTGCGCGTGGCCGAAGGGGAGGGGCGCGCATGA
- a CDS encoding ABC transporter permease — protein sequence MLRLLWAFLERDFVEETSYRLSFFMSLFSVIFGAFTFYFLAQLVDARTIPALAEYNTDYFSFVLIGIAFNGYFTVGLNSFSRGLRQAQNTGTLEAMIMTPAPLPGIVVGSAVWGYAYATLRVFVYLLLGVLLGVRFTHANVVGGLVGLALSIMAFASLGIMAAGIITVIKRGDPVTAILTQLATLLGGIYFPITVLPGWLQAISRLLPVTYAVDVMRLALLKGAGWAELRPNLLTLAGFCVVLFPLSLLIFRLAVERARLEGTLTHY from the coding sequence TTTTGTGGAGGAGACGAGCTACCGCCTCTCCTTCTTCATGAGCCTGTTCAGCGTCATCTTCGGCGCGTTCACGTTTTATTTCCTGGCGCAGCTCGTGGATGCGCGGACCATCCCCGCATTGGCGGAATACAACACCGATTACTTCTCGTTCGTCTTGATTGGCATTGCCTTCAACGGCTATTTTACGGTGGGGCTGAACAGTTTTTCGCGCGGGCTGCGCCAGGCGCAGAACACGGGCACGCTGGAGGCAATGATCATGACGCCCGCGCCGCTGCCGGGTATCGTGGTCGGCTCGGCGGTGTGGGGATATGCCTACGCCACGCTGCGGGTGTTTGTTTATCTGCTGCTGGGGGTGCTGTTGGGCGTGCGCTTCACGCACGCGAATGTGGTAGGGGGCCTCGTGGGGCTGGCGTTGTCGATTATGGCTTTTGCGAGTTTGGGGATAATGGCTGCCGGCATTATCACGGTCATCAAACGGGGCGATCCGGTCACGGCCATCCTCACCCAACTGGCCACCTTACTCGGCGGCATCTACTTCCCCATCACCGTCCTCCCCGGCTGGCTGCAAGCCATCTCCCGGCTGCTGCCCGTCACCTACGCCGTAGACGTGATGCGGCTGGCGCTGCTCAAAGGCGCGGGCTGGGCGGAACTGCGACCGAATCTGTTAACGCTGGCCGGGTTCTGCGTCGTCTTGTTCCCCCTGTCCCTGCTCATTTTCCGCCTGGCCGTGGAACGCGCCCGCCTGGAAGGAACGCTTACGCATTATTAA
- a CDS encoding PD40 domain-containing protein, with product MKRSAIVSRSLLVLALCGLLVVMVACRNTVEPSSDAMMTVEDQVGGAGDAGISPENPPITDLPLDIAPAMQTGSPAVLPAPLYYLNPGGQIMRLERDGVTSMPVTDDAHVQAYDVSPDGKTLAYVVDNNLILFDVNSGARTVRIAGGNFAPDDYASQATKTITSPRFSPDGTQIAFGMGGINIAGLTPDSPLTLIQPSDPYPDFSTESKQPLSGPVRFFSRAEWSPDGTRLLISFGYFPEGGGLAVKDLESGALTMVENGGIYCCDLAWMGDATALIGSNLMVYAMPGLAQVDTKTGAGMTLIAGYDEAGASPETPVQLVRAPFQADDGSVYAFVGEQYGGDFSQVWYQLRRMDDAGIFTPITPALYQLPGDVQWISGGSGLVFVNPLDPLVQATSSNYPLNNSMTWLPSRGDGALLLPVVGHEPRWGGPPQETHVPDAAAIADLKAKAAADFGIQPETQGIGVNQLTTDGSRILFVAFSTGMHSFDPLVNHQVAIYAYDNGWQELARHELSNDDPAVNGLSPDYVGETSVKQVMVEPGRIWLALDGGVGAHSGVFLLLNFDGASLTTVTGNFNASPDAGHVADINGDGLGEVLLNLSEPYVFYYAAGVRLVQYAILHWDGTQLVPVQLSALPDTVAPDVRELNKRAITFAEAGLWKDAQAAIAEAGGMAADNQMVAWNAAFINYNGDARRMAGMVGDPYPLLTYVFYGDYETAVSVMRGYSADRLFSDASPLVVGTVAEGMAAELGQMLVMNAGSALTVLPDLAPAYFIRAWGSYLLDSADPTIKADLQKAVELAPDDALYAEALAMWP from the coding sequence ATGAAGCGTTCCGCGATTGTTTCGCGCTCTTTGCTTGTCCTGGCGCTATGTGGCTTGTTGGTCGTGATGGTTGCCTGTCGCAATACGGTAGAACCGTCGTCGGACGCGATGATGACGGTGGAGGATCAGGTGGGGGGGGCGGGGGATGCCGGCATTTCCCCCGAAAACCCACCCATTACCGACCTGCCGCTGGACATCGCCCCCGCCATGCAAACCGGCAGCCCCGCCGTCCTGCCCGCCCCGCTTTACTACCTCAATCCGGGCGGACAAATCATGCGCCTGGAGCGAGACGGCGTGACCAGTATGCCGGTGACGGATGATGCGCATGTTCAGGCGTATGACGTCTCTCCTGACGGTAAGACGCTGGCCTATGTAGTGGACAACAACCTGATATTGTTCGACGTCAACAGCGGCGCGCGCACGGTGCGTATTGCCGGTGGCAATTTTGCCCCCGATGATTACGCCAGCCAGGCGACGAAAACGATCACGTCGCCCCGGTTCTCGCCTGATGGCACGCAAATCGCTTTTGGCATGGGGGGAATCAACATCGCCGGCCTCACGCCCGACTCTCCCCTAACCCTGATCCAGCCCAGCGACCCCTATCCCGACTTTTCCACGGAATCGAAGCAGCCCTTGAGCGGTCCAGTCCGCTTCTTCTCGAGGGCGGAGTGGTCGCCCGATGGCACCCGCCTGCTCATTTCTTTTGGCTACTTCCCGGAAGGGGGCGGGTTGGCGGTGAAAGACCTGGAGAGCGGCGCGTTGACGATGGTGGAAAATGGGGGCATCTACTGCTGCGATCTGGCCTGGATGGGGGACGCCACGGCCTTGATCGGCAGCAATCTGATGGTTTATGCGATGCCCGGATTGGCGCAGGTGGACACGAAAACGGGCGCGGGCATGACGCTGATTGCCGGATATGATGAGGCGGGAGCCAGCCCGGAGACGCCGGTGCAACTGGTGCGCGCGCCTTTCCAGGCTGACGATGGTTCGGTGTATGCGTTCGTGGGGGAGCAGTATGGGGGAGATTTTTCGCAGGTGTGGTATCAATTGCGGCGGATGGATGATGCCGGCATTTTCACCCCCATCACCCCCGCCCTCTACCAACTCCCCGGTGACGTCCAGTGGATCAGCGGCGGCAGCGGCCTCGTCTTCGTCAACCCCCTCGACCCCCTCGTCCAGGCCACCAGTTCCAACTACCCCCTGAACAACAGCATGACCTGGCTCCCCAGCCGCGGTGATGGCGCGCTGCTCCTCCCCGTCGTCGGACACGAACCCCGCTGGGGCGGCCCGCCGCAAGAGACCCACGTCCCCGATGCCGCCGCCATAGCCGACCTGAAGGCGAAAGCCGCCGCCGACTTTGGCATCCAGCCGGAAACACAAGGCATCGGCGTCAACCAACTCACCACCGACGGTAGCCGCATCCTGTTCGTTGCTTTCTCCACGGGTATGCACAGTTTCGATCCACTCGTCAACCATCAGGTTGCCATTTACGCTTACGACAACGGCTGGCAAGAACTCGCCCGCCACGAATTGAGCAACGACGACCCCGCCGTCAATGGCCTGTCCCCGGATTACGTCGGCGAGACAAGCGTGAAGCAGGTGATGGTTGAACCGGGCCGCATCTGGCTTGCACTGGACGGCGGCGTGGGCGCGCACAGCGGCGTCTTCCTCCTATTGAATTTCGACGGCGCATCGCTGACCACGGTCACGGGCAACTTCAACGCCAGCCCCGACGCCGGCCATGTCGCCGACATCAACGGGGATGGCCTGGGGGAGGTGCTGCTGAACCTGAGTGAACCGTACGTTTTCTACTACGCGGCGGGCGTACGCCTGGTCCAATACGCCATTTTGCATTGGGACGGAACCCAACTCGTCCCCGTGCAGCTTTCGGCGCTGCCAGATACAGTTGCGCCGGATGTGCGCGAGCTGAACAAGCGGGCGATCACTTTTGCCGAAGCGGGGCTGTGGAAAGACGCCCAGGCGGCCATCGCGGAGGCGGGCGGCATGGCCGCGGACAATCAGATGGTGGCCTGGAATGCGGCGTTTATCAACTACAATGGGGATGCGCGACGTATGGCCGGCATGGTCGGCGATCCCTATCCGCTGCTGACCTACGTTTTCTATGGCGACTACGAGACGGCCGTCAGCGTCATGCGCGGCTATAGCGCAGATCGGTTGTTTAGCGATGCGTCCCCGCTGGTGGTGGGCACGGTGGCGGAGGGAATGGCGGCGGAACTGGGGCAGATGTTGGTGATGAATGCCGGCAGCGCCCTCACTGTCCTCCCCGATCTGGCCCCCGCCTACTTCATCCGCGCCTGGGGCAGCTACCTCCTCGACTCCGCCGACCCCACGATCAAGGCTGACCTGCAAAAAGCGGTGGAACTGGCCCCGGACGACGCCCTCTACGCTGAAGCCCTCGCCATGTGGCCGTAG
- a CDS encoding NAD(P)/FAD-dependent oxidoreductase, giving the protein MNVGIVGAGLAGLSAAYDLLNADHAVTLYEAGDHAGGLAAGFRDPAWDWHLEQFYHHIFESDQEMIRLVEELGIRDKLFFPRPITSFYYEGRIYPFDSLLRIMRYPALDPFAFFRFGAVTAFLRYTRFWRNLEKYTADEWMTRWYGRKAYNATWRPALINKFGPYYQDVTMAWMWARLVARSFRLGSFEGGFQTLVDALTDAVRGRGGEIRFNCPVRAITPQGDGRLSLQFAGGEAVHDQCLATTSPALLARLAPALPPDYLGKLLQLKSLGAVVLVLALRRQLLTDGTYWLNIPASSPNKAENEIPFLALVEHTNYLDRAHYGGDHIVYCGDYVVPDHAYMTTPASDLETLFTSYLPRFNPAFRPDWVRRSWVFRAPYAQPVPTVNHSQNIPAIQTPVAGLYYAGMSQVYPWDRGTNFAVEIGRRAARIMLGG; this is encoded by the coding sequence ATGAACGTGGGCATCGTGGGCGCGGGGCTTGCCGGCCTCTCCGCCGCTTATGACCTCCTTAATGCCGATCACGCCGTCACCCTTTATGAGGCCGGCGACCACGCCGGCGGTCTCGCCGCCGGCTTCCGCGATCCCGCCTGGGATTGGCATCTGGAGCAGTTTTACCACCACATTTTCGAGTCCGACCAGGAGATGATTCGCCTGGTCGAAGAGCTGGGCATCCGCGACAAGCTCTTTTTTCCCCGTCCCATCACTTCCTTCTACTACGAGGGCCGCATTTACCCGTTCGATTCCCTCTTGCGCATCATGCGCTATCCCGCCCTGGACCCTTTTGCCTTCTTCCGCTTCGGCGCGGTCACGGCTTTCCTGCGCTATACGCGATTCTGGCGCAACCTGGAAAAATACACCGCCGATGAATGGATGACGCGCTGGTATGGGCGCAAGGCGTATAATGCCACCTGGCGGCCTGCCCTGATCAACAAATTTGGCCCCTACTACCAGGACGTGACGATGGCCTGGATGTGGGCCAGGTTGGTGGCGCGCAGCTTTCGCCTCGGCTCCTTTGAGGGGGGGTTCCAGACGCTCGTTGACGCGCTGACGGATGCGGTGCGCGGGCGCGGCGGCGAAATCCGCTTTAACTGCCCGGTGCGGGCCATCACGCCGCAAGGGGATGGGCGGCTATCGCTGCAATTCGCCGGGGGCGAGGCGGTTCATGACCAATGCCTGGCGACGACTTCCCCCGCACTGCTGGCGCGATTGGCTCCCGCGCTGCCGCCGGATTACCTGGGCAAGTTGTTGCAGTTGAAGAGCCTGGGTGCGGTGGTGCTGGTGTTGGCGCTGCGCCGGCAGTTGCTCACGGACGGGACTTACTGGTTGAACATTCCCGCGTCGTCGCCGAACAAGGCGGAAAATGAGATTCCCTTCCTGGCGCTGGTGGAGCATACCAACTATCTGGATCGCGCCCACTATGGCGGCGACCACATTGTTTACTGTGGCGACTATGTGGTGCCGGACCATGCGTATATGACGACGCCGGCATCTGATCTCGAAACCCTCTTCACCAGTTACCTGCCGCGCTTCAATCCCGCCTTCCGCCCCGATTGGGTGCGGCGAAGCTGGGTGTTCCGTGCACCCTATGCCCAACCCGTGCCCACGGTAAACCATTCGCAAAACATCCCCGCCATCCAGACGCCGGTTGCCGGTCTTTATTATGCCGGCATGAGCCAGGTGTACCCATGGGATCGCGGCACAAATTTCGCGGTGGAGATTGGCCGCCGTGCGGCGCGGATCATGTTGGGGGGATGA
- a CDS encoding UDP-glucose/GDP-mannose dehydrogenase family protein, with protein sequence MKIIVIGTGYVGLPHAAICAEYGHEVIAYDIDEEKIAAYQTGEREEIERFVNEPGLVSAINESLGRYLFFTTDLASVIEGTDVIFLCLPTPPKWDGSTDLSYYMNAAHTLADLLAHRQNKKRVVVVNKSTVPIGTARLLEQVFQEHEVENAGVASNPEFLPQGNAVEASRRPDRVVVGADSDVDHKILRRVYSQYVNHVRIRYLETTPETAEAIKYMANTLLLTYISFWNGVGARLAETFGNIRMEDLKVGVTADARISTWGSYVSNGAGGSCFGKDIQSLIYQLNRAGRSTDLLQAVYNINEFQKFYLIDRAVQEAGFNFNQKTVALLGMAFKKRTNDMRDSAALKAVEGLLARGVTSIRAYDPLAMADAQRYWFNPERNHLFSRISYFDSAQEAIAGSDAAFISTDWEEFRGLTHTFMETVSPPFLVIDGRRMIPDFDVLVDNGYDYLPVGGVLLRGQAGGPAANGQYTELMTPHVIS encoded by the coding sequence ATGAAAATAATCGTCATCGGAACGGGCTACGTGGGACTGCCCCACGCGGCCATCTGCGCCGAATACGGCCATGAAGTCATTGCCTACGACATTGACGAAGAAAAAATCGCCGCCTACCAGACGGGCGAACGCGAGGAAATCGAGCGTTTTGTCAACGAACCCGGCCTGGTCAGCGCCATCAATGAAAGCCTGGGGCGCTACCTCTTCTTCACCACCGACCTGGCCTCGGTGATTGAAGGCACGGATGTCATCTTCCTCTGCCTGCCCACGCCGCCCAAGTGGGACGGCTCCACCGACCTCAGCTACTACATGAACGCCGCCCACACCCTGGCCGATCTGTTGGCGCACCGCCAGAACAAGAAGCGGGTGGTAGTCGTGAACAAGAGCACGGTGCCGATCGGCACGGCGCGGCTGTTGGAGCAGGTTTTTCAGGAGCACGAGGTGGAAAACGCAGGCGTGGCCTCCAACCCGGAATTCCTGCCGCAAGGGAATGCCGTCGAAGCCTCCCGCCGCCCTGACCGCGTGGTCGTGGGCGCGGATTCCGACGTTGACCACAAGATTCTGCGCCGCGTCTACTCGCAATACGTCAATCACGTGCGCATCCGCTACCTGGAAACGACGCCAGAAACGGCGGAGGCCATCAAGTACATGGCGAACACGCTGCTGTTGACCTACATCTCTTTCTGGAATGGGGTAGGGGCGCGCCTGGCGGAGACGTTTGGTAACATCCGCATGGAAGACCTGAAGGTGGGCGTGACCGCCGATGCCCGTATCAGCACCTGGGGGTCCTACGTGAGCAACGGCGCGGGCGGAAGTTGCTTTGGCAAGGATATTCAGTCACTCATTTACCAATTGAATCGCGCGGGCCGCTCCACCGATTTGCTGCAAGCGGTCTACAATATCAACGAGTTCCAGAAGTTCTATCTGATTGATCGTGCCGTGCAGGAAGCCGGCTTCAACTTCAACCAGAAGACGGTGGCCTTGTTGGGAATGGCCTTCAAGAAGCGCACGAACGATATGCGCGACTCGGCGGCGCTGAAGGCGGTGGAAGGATTGCTGGCGCGGGGCGTCACGTCGATACGGGCGTATGACCCGCTGGCGATGGCGGATGCGCAGCGGTACTGGTTCAACCCGGAGCGCAACCATCTGTTTAGCCGTATCTCTTATTTTGACTCGGCGCAGGAGGCAATTGCCGGCAGCGACGCAGCCTTCATCTCTACCGATTGGGAAGAGTTCCGCGGCCTGACGCACACGTTCATGGAAACCGTATCGCCCCCCTTCCTGGTCATTGACGGGCGGCGCATGATCCCCGATTTCGACGTTCTCGTGGACAACGGGTACGATTACCTGCCCGTGGGCGGCGTGCTCCTGCGCGGCCAGGCGGGCGGTCCCGCGGCCAACGGCCAGTACACGGAGTTGATGACGCCCCACGTTATCTCCTAG